The sequence AGTACGGGTAGTAGCTTTATTAGTTCTTCTTGTTTTCACCACGGGTTTGTATTTTGGTGAAAACGTTTCTTTGAAAAATTATGTGCTTGTAACTGTAAATTCGAAAGTTAAAATTATGGATTTTAGTGATCCAATGTATCCAGAAGAAGTTAGCCAATTTTATGCAAAAACTGCTAATAGATCATACGTTAATGGAAATTATGTATATGTTACAGCTAAAAAAAATGGTCTTATGATATTTGATATATCTGATTTAACAAATCCAAAACAAGTTGCAACTGTTAACACTAATGGTGAAACATATGCTCTATATATAAGAGATAATTATGCCTATGTTGTAAATAAAAAAAGATTTTTTGTAGTATTTGACATATCTAATCCTGAAAGTCCAAAGCAGATTAGTCAGCTTGAGTTATTAAGTAATACTAATTCATCTATAAGGATGGCGGATATATGGGTTGAAGGAAAGTATGCATATGTAGCTTGTAAAGGTGATGGTTTTGCGGTAATTGATGTATCAAATCCTAAAAGTCCAAAATTAGTTAGAATAATTAATAATAAAGAGTTCTTTGATAATGACAGCGACTCGTTTGCAGTAACAGTCGGAATATATGCAAAAAAAGATTATCTCTATATGATAGATTGGAGATTTGAATTAGTAGTATATAAAATATCTAAGCCTACAAAACCAAGACCAGTTACAAATCTTGAACTTGGAGAAGGCTCTGTTAATGATATATTTGTGAAAGGAAAGTATGCGTATATTTCACTTAATAAAGGTGTTGCAGTAGTTGATATATCTAACCCTAAAAAACCAAAGAAAATTGTAATGTACAAGACTAATGATTCTGTGCCAGGAAAAGTATATGTCTTAGGAAATTATGCATATGTTCCAGTGGGGTATAAATTAGAAATAGTTGACATATCCAATATAAAAAGACCGAAGAAAGTTAAAACTCTTAAATTAGATGGATATGGACCGCGCGTAACTGGTTTAGGTGAATAATAAAAATAAATATAAATATTTCAAAAAAATGGCTTCGGTGAAGTTTCGAAGCCATTTTTTTAATAATATGATTTATTTATTAAGTGCGTAGTTAAAAGGGGTTAAATCTTTCACATGTATGTGTTTAGAATGACAAGAAAAGGAAATACATCTTAAAATAACAAAAGATCAGGGTGTATTTTAGAATGATGGGAGGATCTAGCGAACTTTAGAATAAGAAAAGAATAATCTTCCTTTAAACGAGCAGTCAATCTTGGCAAAAGTATGGCTAGGACTGTTGGTCTTGTGCTTCTGTCAACATCAGCTTCATTTTATATGGAAATAATTAGTGGAGTGGAAGATATTCTTTCTGCTAATAACTATTATAGCTTTTTATGACATTTGAAACTTTAAATGATAAAGAAACAATTTGTAAAAAAATCGTTTATTATTAGAAAAAAAAGCAAGTGGATGAACTTATCGTTTTTGATCTAGAAGCGAGTGAGGCTTTTGTACATCAAATGTCAGAAATTAAGAAACCGTGTGTATATCTTGAAAAAAATTTAAAAGTTCTAATATATACGGCCTCATTTGATAATGAATTTTGAAGTTTGCTTACTATGCAGCACCTCTTGGAAGCTCATGGCTTCGAAAAAATAGTTTTTGTTATGAGTCTTTTTGATAGTTATCATGTTTTGTAGAGATTAGAAAGTTATAGAAGAAAACTTTTAGAATAGTGGAATAAAGTATGATGAGTCGTTTGTTTTTTTGGATAATTTTACAAAAGAAGACATGGAAAAAGTGAGTGAGGCTATTTTTTTAATCGACCCTGAAGCGATTTTTGCTTCAAACGATGAAATAGCTTTGGGATTTGGTTACAGGGCAAAACAGCTTGGCCATTTACCTACTGAGATACATGCTATAGTAGGTTTTGATGATGATCGTTGAGCAGAATCTTTCTCTTACAACAGTGTGACAACCAAAAATGCCAATAAAAGTTAAATTTCATACAAACGTTCTTGTAAGAAAATCTTGTGGTTGTTGTTTTAAGAGTGATTTTTAAACAACGTGTATGTAACCATAGTTTGTTTTATAAAAAGGCATAGATATATTTTGGATACGAATACTTTTTTGATGATTGTTGTGAATACATAATAAAACGCCAAAAACACCATGCCCTTGGATAAATTTTATTTCTAATGGGAATTAGCAATTTCAAAATTGAATAGAATAGCAAGATGGTGCCTATTATAAAAGATGATTAGAGGAAATATATTTACATTTGTGATGTTGTTATCGACGATATTCGGTTTCCTTTTTTCATGATTAAAGATATTTGTTTCAGGAGAAAACCTAGTTGAAATTTGGATTTTCGCTTTAAAAAATGAGAAAGAAGTTGAAAGAAAACTTATTTGAGTCTTTTTAAAAAATAAAGAGATATAATTGTTATGTGAAAAATTAAATAAAAAACTATTTGGATAACTCTATTAAATTGTACAACACAAATTTTGCATATCATGTGTTCTAGGTATTTTCGTGGTTTACCTTTCTTTTTAGAATATTGCAAAATAAATTCGTAAAATTCTTTGTTGAATTTATAACTTCATCTTTCCCTTTTTTCCTTTTTTGAACAGGCTTGCTTGAAAAATTGACTTAAGTAAAAAATTTTATTATACTTATGAGTAGGAAGGGATGAGATATGTGGTAATTTCATATTATATGTATGTGGGATTTTCGATACTTTCAAATATTTTATATTTTTTCTATAAAGAGCTTGCAGAAGTTTTTTTGGGACTTTCATCAATCTCTTTTTTGATTTTTTTGTATGTAATAGGCTTAAAAATTAAAAGAGAATTAAAGATAAATGTTTTATCCATTTATTATATTGTTTTAAGTCTTGTAATTTTTTCCTTTTTTCCGCTTTATTTGACATCTTCTATTTTTACGTATTTCTTTTCGCAAACTCTTGCTTTACTGTTTGTGCTTTTATACTTAAAATTGATTTTGAGCGTTTTAAAGTCAAGACTATCTATTTTTAATTTAATTTTGTTTTCTATATTAACATTTGGAATATATTCTTATGTGTTTTTTTATAAATTAATAAAAGAAATTGAGAAAAGTTTGACCTGATAAAATAATTGAGTTAAAATATACATGTAAAGTGAATAATTTCCCGAGGGGAGCTCCATATTCCGGAGCTGAGAGGAAGGTGGAAACCTTCGACCCTTAGAACCTGAACCGGGTAATACCGGCGGAGGGACTGGGGAAGAGAAAAAAATGAAATTTTGCCCTCCGGTGGAGGGCAAAATTTTTTTAAGGAGGGATTTAAGATGTGGGATTTAGAAATTTCAAAAATTATAGTAGAAGAATTTACCGAGAAATTAAAAAAAAGTTTAGATGTAGATGTAGCAATTGTTGGAGGGGGGCCTAGTGCGTTAGCCGCTTCATATGTTTTATCGAAAAATGGGTTTAATGTGATAATTTTTGAAGAAAAAAATGAACCAGGAGGTGGGACATGGGGCGGAGGGATGTTATTTAATGAATTAGTTGTAGAGGAAGATGTTGAGTGGTTTTTAGAAGAGCTAGATATGAAATACAAGAAAACTAAAGGGTTTATTTCTATTGATTCCGTACATTTTGCTTCAGCTTTGTTGTACAATTCAACAAAAGTGGGTACAAAAATATTTAATAATGTTTTTGTAGAAGACGTTCTAATGAGCAAAGAGAGAATAAACGGTGTGGTAATTAATTGGGCACCTGTTATAAGGCAAAGGTTACATGTTGATCCTATAACAGTAAAGGCAAAATATGTTATTGATGGTACTGGACATCCTGCAAGTGTAGTTAATATGGTTATAGATAGAAATTTATCAATTGACTTACCTCTAGGAAAAATAAGGGAGTTTCCTATGAATGCAAAAGAAGGTGAAAAATTTGTTCTTGAAAATACTAAAGAAATTTTACCGGGGTTACTTGTAATGGGAATGGCCGCGGTATCTGTTGGGGGTGGTCCAAGAATGGGGCCAATATTCGGTGGTATGTTAAAGTCTGGAATTAAAATTGCAAATATTATTATCGAGAATATTGATGTTGAGGTGAAAGGATGACAATAATAGATGAAATAAAAAGTGGTAAGGTTCCTTCAATTCTTAATGAAATATCAAAAAAAGAAGGAAGAAGTATTGATTATCTTGTAAAAGGATTATTAGATGGGACAATAGTTATACCAAAAAATAATAATCATGTTTCTTTGAAAAATCCAATGGGGATAGGAAAAGGTTTAAAAATAAAAGTTAATGCAAATATTGGTACTTCTTTTGGATATGATGATTTTGAATATGAGTTAGAAAAGTATAGGACATCAAGAAAATATGGAGCAGATAGTGTAATGTTTCTTTCTACATGGGGAGATTTGGATTTTCAGAGAAAAGAGTTATTAACAATTTCGGATATTCCCGTAGGTACTGTTCCAATTTACGATGCAGCGGTCGTAGCATATAAGGAAAATAGGAATGTTGTAGATTTTTCGGAAAAAGATTTTTTGAAAATATTTGAAAAACATGCAAAACAAGGTGTAGATTTTGTTACTTTGCATGTTAGTATTACAAAAGATATTGTAAAAAAACTAAAAAAATCTAATAGAATAATGAAAATAGTAAGTCGTGGCGGTTCTATTATTGCAGGTTGGATAATTAAAAATGGATTTGAAAATCCGTTTTATAGATACTTTGATGAAGTTTTAGATATTGCTAGAGAATATGATGTTACACTGAGTTTAGGAGATTCTTTAAGGCCCGGGAATTTATTTGATTCGTTGGATAGGTTACAATTAGAAGAGTGGTTTATATTTGAAGAGTTAGTTGAAAAAGCTCGAAGTAAGAATGTTCAAGTAATACTGGAGGGGCCTGGGCATGTTCCAATTGATCAAATAGAGTCTACTGTTGAATTAATGAAAAAGTATGGGAAAAATGCTCCAGTGTTTTTACTTGGGCCAATAGTTTTAGATGTTGCACCTGGATATGATCATATTACCTCATCGATTGGATCGGCAATTGCCGCAAAAAGTGGAGCGGATTTTATTTGTTATGTAACTCCCTCGGAACATTTATCATTGCCTTCTGTTGAAGATGTAAAATTAGGGGTTATTTCTTCTAAAATTGCGGCAATGGCTGTAGATTTTTCAAGAGGAAAATTTATTGAGGAAAATTATAAAGTAGCTATTTCAAGAAAAACCTTAAATTTTGAAAACATAAAAAAAGTTGTTTTAGACAAGGAGATAGTTGATAAATATTTAAAGAATAGACCGTTTCACGGGAAAGGTTGTTCAATGTGTGGACCATTTTGTTCATTAAAAATTGTAGAGGAGTATTTGAAAGAATGAAAATAGGAGTTTCAACGAGTGTTATAAGGAGTGATTTTAGATTTTTGAAGTATTTTTTGGAAAAATTCGAAGATTTAGATTTTTATGAATTAGGATTTTTGAGTCCCTTATTTGTGAATAACTTGTTTAATTTGAAAAAGTCATTTGGAATACATGCTCCATTTATATTTAAGATGGATTTTCATCCTAAATTAACGTGCAATGATTATCATGAAACATTTAGGAAGATTAGGCAAAGTGCTTTTATGGCCAAGTATTTATCTGCCAAATATTTAATAGTACATTATCCAGATACATTACAATTGCAAGATTGGAAAGATAATTTTAAATTATTGGATGAATTAAAAGGTATTATTAAGATTAGGATTGAAAATACATTTGGGAATAAATATTTTTATGCGGCAAAAGATTACAAATTTTTATGTGAAGAATTGGGGTTGACTATGTGTGTTGATATTGGACATCTTTTACTTGATGAAAGGATAAATCCATTTGATTTTATAGAAGAATTGTCAGATTTTGTAGAAGAATTTCATGTGTATTACGCAGATGATAAGACTTATAAAAAATGTCATCATTTACCGTGGTCTGATAATGAAAAATACATAAATTTGTTAAATTTTATAAAAGAATTTGATGTGGATATAGTAATTGAAGCAACACCAGACTGCAAAGGGTTAGATAGACTTTTGAATTTCTGGAGGTGAATTATGAAAAAATTATTAATAATTTCAGGATTTGATCCTTCGTCAGGTGCTGGTTTAATACAAGATGTTGGTATTGCTACTGCTATGGGGATGAGTGTATATTCAGCAGTCAGTGCATTTACCAAACAAACGCTCGAAAAGACATATAATGTAAAATTTAGAGAGATTTCAGAAATTTTAGATGAGATAGAGTTATTAGAAGATGTAAGTGTGGTAAAAGTTGGAGTAGCACAACCTAAAATAATAAAGGAATTGAGAAATCTTTTTAAAAATTCAACAATTGTTTGGAATCCAGCTTTGGAATCTTCAAGCGGATTTAAATTTTTAGATGAGGAAGAAGTAAAAAGATATATGAAATTTGCAGATTATATTGTTGTTAATAGCGTTGAAGCAAAGAAAGTTGGAATATTTGATAATATGGTTATTACAGGTGGACATGAAAATACGGAGATGATAGAAATAAAATATAAAGGTAAGGTTTTTCAACATGAAAGGATAAGAGGTAATTTTAGGGGGACAGGTTGTGTGTTTTCAACATTGTTTTCTTCGCTTTTGGTTTTAGGATATACTCCTGAAGAGTCAATCAAAAGGGCATCGGAAATTTTAGTTAGAGTTTTGAAGAGATCTAAAGACAGAGTGCAGGTTGAATTATTAACAAGAGAATGGCAAAAAGTTGAAGTCTTAGATGAATTAAATAGTATAGTAATGGATATTATGGAAATAGGTCATTTGACTATTCCAGAAGTTGGACAAAATGTTTCGTATGCATTACCTTGGGCGGAAAGTGAAGAGGAAGTGGCAAAGTTTCCCGGAAGAATAAGGTTGGTTTTTGGCAAGCCTCATTTTTTAGGTGATGCAACTTATAAGGGGAAATCTCATACTGCAAGGATGACACTGGAAATGATGAAAAAATTCCCTTATATAAGGTGTACGACAAATATAAAATTTAATGAAAAATACGTAGAAAAAGCAAATAAAATAGGTCTAAAAGTGTATGAGCATTTAAGATATTTGGAGCCTAAAATGGTAAAAGAAAAAGAAGGACAGTCTTTGAGATGGGGAATTGCAAACATTATACAAGATTTAGATAAATCACCTGATATAATATATGATAAAGGTTTTTGGGGAAAAGAAGCAATGATAAGAGTTTTTGGAAGAAATCCTAGAGAGGTTATTGAAAAGGTAAAAAGTGTAATTTTCTAAAAAAGACTCCTTTATAGTTAAATATTGTTTTTTATTTATTGAATTTGCCTTATTTTGTGGTATTATATATTTAGGCAAACTAGAAAAAGGAGGATTTCTATGAAAAAAATTGCAGTTATGACTAGCGGTGGAGATGCTCCAGGAATGAATGCTGCTGTACGTGCTGTTGTTCGTTATGCTGTAAAAAATGATATAAAGGTTTTAGGTATTCAAAGAGGTTATGCTGGGTTATTGGATGAAGATTTTATAGAAATGGATTTTGCATCTGTTGGGGGAATAATGGAAAAAGGAGGGACTATCCTAAGAAGTAGTAGATGCCCTGAATTTGTAAGAAAAGAGACTAGAAGGGAAGCAGCATCAATTCTTGCAAAGCATGGAGTAGAAGGATTAATTGTAATTGGTGGAGAAGGTAGTTTACACGGTGCGATGTTTTTAGAAGAGGAACAAAAGGTGCCAGTTGTAGGAATTCCAGGAACGATAGATAACGATATTGCAATGACTGATATGAGCATTGGAGTAGATACATGCTTAAACACTGTTGTTGATGCTATACAAAAATTAAAAGATACTGCATCATCGCATGAAAGAGCATTTATTGTAGAAGTTATGGGGCGTTCATCTGGTTACATTGCTACAGTGGCTGGGTTAGTTACTGGAGCAGAAGCTATAGTAATTCCAGAAATACCCGTTAATTATGAAGCTCTTGGAAATAAGATCCTGAAGGAAAGAGAAAGGGGAAAAATTAATTGTATAGTTGTAGTGGCAGAAGGTGCGGCAAGTGCTTATACAGTTGCAAGACATCTTGAACATAGAATAGGATATGAGACTAGAATAACAATATTAGGACACATTCAACGTGGAGGTTCCCCTACTGCTTTTGATAGATTGTTGGCATCTAGAATGGGAGTTGCAGCTGTTGAGTTTTTAAAAAGGGGTCAAAGTTATGTTATGATGGCTTTACAGGGAGGAAAAATTGTTCCAGTAAAGCTCGATGAAGTATTAAAACAAAAGAAGTCATTGAATATGGAATTAGTGGAATTAACGGCTTTATTGTCATGATGGTAGTAAAGTTTAGCAATGGGTATGTTTGGAAAGATGGTAACTTTGTAAAAAAGGACTTTTTTGTAGAAGGAAACAAATTTGTTTATCCAAAAAAATTTGATAAAGAAGTTAACCTGGAAGGGAAATATATTCTTCCGGGTTTTTCTGATTCACATGCACATATTTTAGGTGTAGGAATAAAAAAATTAACTTTAGATTTAAGTGATGAAAATTTTGAAAAAATTCTAGATATAGATAGTGATATAATTTTAGGAAGAGGCTGGGAAAAGATAGATAATAAAGATTTTTTTGATACAGTTAAATCTCCAGTTATTTTGATTAGAAAGTGTGGTCATGTTGCATTTCTAAATAGGAAAGCGCAAAGGCTTTTGAAAATTAACAATTATTATATTTTCGAAGATGAAATAGAAAAAATATGGGAATACATCCCTTCTGAATTTTTGGTAAGGGCTTTTAAAGAGGGGATAAATGAGTTTTTAAAACATGGGATTACGAGTGTACATTCAGATGATTTACATGGGATTTCATTTGAATTGTTAAAGAGACTTTTGAAAGAGAGTAAATTACGTGTATATGAAAAATTATGTACAAAAAATCCATGGGAATTTGAGTTTGGTAGCTATGGAATATCAAAAATTTTTGGTATAAAGCTTTTTGCAGATGGTTCATTAGGTGGTAAAACAGCATTTTTATCTAAAACGTATAAAAATAATAGTGGTTTTGGTATTTTTACTTTGCCGGATAATTTTAGTGATATAGTGGAATTTGCAGAGAAAAATAACTTGCAAGTATGTGTTCATACAATAGGTGATGAGGCACTAAGTAGAACTATTGAGGCATTTGGAAAGAAAACAGGTCATAGAATTATTCATGCACAATTTGTAAAAAAAAGGGACTTTGAAAAGCTATCTTCCTTTAGTTTTTCTGTACAACCTCATTTTTTCTTTGAAGATTTGAATTTAATATCTAGTGTTGATTTTAGTAATATACTTTTATATCCTTTTAGAAATATGTATGAAAATAATATTTTGATTTCTTTTTCAAGTGATGGACCAGTTTCACCAATTTCCCCTTTATATGTAATTCAAGCTGCTTTAAAATTGGGCTTTTCCTTTAGCGAGTCAATCTCATTGTATACTGAATTTTCTGGAAAACTAATTAAAGAAAATATTGGGGTTATAAAACCCCAATATCTGGCTGATTTTATTATTTTTAAAGATAAAACGTTAAGAAATTTAGAAAAAGTTTTTGTAAACGGTGAACTTGTTTATGATACCTTAACTCTGAATCCATAAGTTTGTCCTACTTTCCTTTTTAGATCTTTTATCATACCTTTAACACATTCAATACAACTTGTATCTACTTCAAATAGACAAATTTTATTTGGGTACAGTGTATAGTGTGGTCTGTATGGATTAGGGGTTAGATTTGGCATTATTACATTTGCCCCAGACTTAAGAGCCATTTGTCTTCCAAATGGATGAAGACTTCCCATAGCAGTGGTTGCAGGAATATTTGCAGTGGGAATTAATATTCTGGCAAGCGCTATTATTTTTAAGGTTAGTTTTAAATCACCACCTTTTGCATTTTTCAAAGGAGTATTTGGATTTGGAATAAATGGACCAATACCTATCATGTCTGAATCAAGTTCTTTTAAAAAGAGTAGATCTTTTGCTAATTCTCTAGCTCCTTGCCCGGGTAATCCAACCATGCACCCCGCTCCAACTTCATAGCCTAATTCTTTTAACTTAAAAAGGTGTTTTTTTCTATTTTCAAAAGTATCATGTGGATGAAGGTTATTGTATAATTCTTCATCTGCCGTTTCGTGTCTCATTAGGTATCTATCGGCACCGGCATCTTTCCAAATTTTATATTCTTTAAAATCTCTTTCGCCAATGCTTAGAGTTATAGCAACGTTAAGTGATTTTATTCTTTTTATTAGCTTTTCAATTATTTCAGTGGTATAGTAAGGATCTTCACCTGACTGTAAAACTATTGTTTTTATGTTTTTTTCTGATATTAATTTAGCTCTTCTAAAAATTTCATCGGGGCTCATTCTGTATCTTTTTATTTTATTATTTGGGGCCCTTAATCCGCAATATAGACAATCCATTTTACAGTAGTTAGAAAATTCTATAATTGCTCTTATGTGTATTTCATCACCTACGTATTTTTTCCTAATTTCATCAGCAAATGATAAGATTTCATTGTCGTATTTGTTGGTAGATATTAGATATTCAAGTACTTCAAGTGTAACATTATCTTTTTGAATTTTTTTCAGCATTTCTAGCATATTTTATCACCTCTAAAAGTAGTTTTCTTAAATATTCATCATCTTTGGAATGGATATTTTCACAGAAAATAATATATTCACTATCTTCATAAAGTACTTCCGGTGGGAGATAATATTCATTTCCCGCTTTTTCTATGAAACTTATTCTTTTACCAATTTTTTTGTTTATCCATATTTTACAATTGTATTTCTTTGCTATTTTATTTAACAAATCCTTTAGTTTAAAATCTGACATCTCTCTCACCTTTGTCTATTTTGTTTAGACCATCTTTTACTGTTTCTTTTTGTTTTGTGTCAAGTTTTTCTACTTCCGTTTTTATTACTTTTTTTCCTATTTTATACGTTTTTTCAGAAGCATAATCATTTAGGTATTCATTTAATGTAAATAATGCATTTGGAGTACAAAATCTTTTTACAAAACCTGGAATTGCAAATTCCATGAAGTGTTCGCCTGTTCTTCCTGCTCTATAACAAGCAGTACAAAAAGATGGGATATAGTTTTCTTTTAAAAGTTCATAGATAACTTCATCTAATGTTCTTGTGTCGCCAAGAATAAATTGACTTTTTTTAATTACTTCTGGATCTTTTTCAGAATATGAACCAACACCTATGCTTGAGCCAGCATCAATTTGTGAAACTCCAAGTTTTAAAACTTCTCTTCTTATATTCATTGGTTCTCTTGCAGTTAATATTAACCCTGTATATGGCACAGCTAGTCTTAAGATGGCAACTATCTTTTTAAAATCTTCGTCGTTAACTTGATATGGAGGCCTTTTTGCTGTGGGAGTTCCAACAGCTGGTTCTATTCTTGGAAATGAAATTGTGTGAGGTCCTACTCCAAATCTTTCTTCAAGGTGAATGGTATGATAAATAAGACCCATAACTTCAAATTTCCAATCGTATAATCCAAATAAAGCTCCAATTCCAACATCATCAATTCCAGCAAGCATGGCTCTATCAAGTCCATATAGTCTCCACGCAAAATTAGATTTTGGCCCTCTAGGATGCATTTTTTTGTACGTTGGTATGTGATATGTTTCTTGGAATATTTGGAATGTTCCTATACCAACTTCTTTTATTATTTTATATCCTTCAACGGTTTGTGGTGCAGCATTGACATTTACTCTCCTTATTTCACCGTTTCCAACTTTTGTGTTATAAATATTATCAATTGTCTTTGCAATGAACTGAGGTGAATACATAGGATGTTCACCGTAGACAACTATAAGTCGTTTGTGACCTTTCGTTACAAGTGCTTTTACCTCATCTTTTAGTTTTTCTATAGATAGGGTTTTCCTAATAACATCTTTGTTTGAAATTCTAAATCCACAATATTCACAATCGTTTATACATTCGTTTCCTATATAAAGTGGTGCAAATAATACAATTCTATTTCCATATACTTTTTCTTTTAATTTTCTTGCTGCTTCAAAAATTTCTTCCCACAATTCATCCGAGTTGGCATTTAGTAAAGTTGCAACTTCATACGGTGTAAGCCTTTCTTTATTGAGTGATTTTTGGAGAATATTGCGTATTTTTTCACTTTCTGGATTTTTTGTAGATTCAAGTATGGAAAGAATTTCGCCAGTGTTAATAAAGGTTTTTTCATTTTCATTTTCTTTTACAAAAACATACATAATTATGCCTCCTTTTTTATTAATAAACTTTTTACTTTTACGGTTTTTAATTGTCCTAATTTTCCGGTAAAACTTCCAAGAGTATCATTATTTGCTTTGAAAAGCAAAAAGATAACAGCACTATTTTCTTCCTCAATAGGATATCCAACTCTTAATTTTATATACTTTGAGTAGTTATGTAATATCTCATTTACTTTGTCATATATATCGTTCCTGTTTCCTACCACAATATTTATAGAGTAGAAATTTTCCATAAAAAATCCCCCTTTCCAAAAATACCAAGGAAAGGGGGAAAAATCCCTTATAACTTTTCACCCCTTTCCTTGGTCTCAGGTAGTTCCCTCAACCTCAGAAAGGAACTATTTAATTTCGAAAGATTACGTACTATTCAGCTGCTACTTTATTTTTAACTGATCTATCTGTATAGTGCGTATGTAACAGTTCGTGAGCAATGTGACTATATGGTTTTTCAAGGAATTCTTCATATAGTTTTTGAACATCTGGGTTTTCATGTGATCTTCTAAGTGTACTAAGTTCATCTATTGAATAAATAGCCATTGCACGTTTTTTGAGTATTTCTGGATCAAGGCTCTTTGGTTGTCCTCCACCACCGATACATCCACCAGGACAAGCCATAATTTCGATAAAATCGTAATATCTTCTTCCATCTCTTATGTCATCTAACAATTTTTTTACATTGGCTGTACCATGCGCAATTGCAATTTTTATTTTTTTACCTTCAATATCAATTTCTGCTTCTTTAATACCGTTTAATCCTCTTACATCGTCGAATTCTAGTTTTGGCAGTTGTTTGTTTGTTATTATTTCGTATGCGGTTCTAAGTGCAGCTTCCATAACTCCACCGGTTACACCGAATATTGCACCTGCACCAGTGGAAGTGCCAAGTGGATTGTCAAATTCTTCATCTTTTAATCCGGCAAAGTTAATTTCTTTTATTTTTATTAATTTTGCAAGTTCTCTTGTGGTTATGACGTAATCTGTTGGCTGAATTTCTCTTCCATCTTCGAGTTTAATTTTTTGCTGAGGTCTTTTTATTTCATCTTTTTTGGCAGTACATGGCATTACAGATACCATAACAATATCTTCTGGATCTACACCGATCTTCTTGGCAAAATATGTTTTAACTACTGAACTCATCATCTGTTGTGGAGATTTAGCACTTGATACATTTGGGATAAATTCAGGATATTCCTTTTCAAGAAGATTTATCCAACCTGGGCAACAACTTGTAAACATTGGAAATGGTCCGCCTTCTTTTAACCTTCCAATTAACTCTGTCCCTTCTTCCATAATAGTAAGATCTGCTGCAAAGTTTGTGTCAAATACATAATCAAAACCAAGTTTTTTTAAAGAT comes from Thermosipho affectus and encodes:
- the hydE gene encoding [FeFe] hydrogenase H-cluster radical SAM maturase HydE — its product is MLEMLKKIQKDNVTLEVLEYLISTNKYDNEILSFADEIRKKYVGDEIHIRAIIEFSNYCKMDCLYCGLRAPNNKIKRYRMSPDEIFRRAKLISEKNIKTIVLQSGEDPYYTTEIIEKLIKRIKSLNVAITLSIGERDFKEYKIWKDAGADRYLMRHETADEELYNNLHPHDTFENRKKHLFKLKELGYEVGAGCMVGLPGQGARELAKDLLFLKELDSDMIGIGPFIPNPNTPLKNAKGGDLKLTLKIIALARILIPTANIPATTAMGSLHPFGRQMALKSGANVIMPNLTPNPYRPHYTLYPNKICLFEVDTSCIECVKGMIKDLKRKVGQTYGFRVKVS
- the pfkA gene encoding 6-phosphofructokinase, which encodes MKKIAVMTSGGDAPGMNAAVRAVVRYAVKNDIKVLGIQRGYAGLLDEDFIEMDFASVGGIMEKGGTILRSSRCPEFVRKETRREAASILAKHGVEGLIVIGGEGSLHGAMFLEEEQKVPVVGIPGTIDNDIAMTDMSIGVDTCLNTVVDAIQKLKDTASSHERAFIVEVMGRSSGYIATVAGLVTGAEAIVIPEIPVNYEALGNKILKERERGKINCIVVVAEGAASAYTVARHLEHRIGYETRITILGHIQRGGSPTAFDRLLASRMGVAAVEFLKRGQSYVMMALQGGKIVPVKLDEVLKQKKSLNMELVELTALLS
- a CDS encoding amidohydrolase, which produces MMVVKFSNGYVWKDGNFVKKDFFVEGNKFVYPKKFDKEVNLEGKYILPGFSDSHAHILGVGIKKLTLDLSDENFEKILDIDSDIILGRGWEKIDNKDFFDTVKSPVILIRKCGHVAFLNRKAQRLLKINNYYIFEDEIEKIWEYIPSEFLVRAFKEGINEFLKHGITSVHSDDLHGISFELLKRLLKESKLRVYEKLCTKNPWEFEFGSYGISKIFGIKLFADGSLGGKTAFLSKTYKNNSGFGIFTLPDNFSDIVEFAEKNNLQVCVHTIGDEALSRTIEAFGKKTGHRIIHAQFVKKRDFEKLSSFSFSVQPHFFFEDLNLISSVDFSNILLYPFRNMYENNILISFSSDGPVSPISPLYVIQAALKLGFSFSESISLYTEFSGKLIKENIGVIKPQYLADFIIFKDKTLRNLEKVFVNGELVYDTLTLNP
- the hydG gene encoding [FeFe] hydrogenase H-cluster radical SAM maturase HydG, which codes for MYVFVKENENEKTFINTGEILSILESTKNPESEKIRNILQKSLNKERLTPYEVATLLNANSDELWEEIFEAARKLKEKVYGNRIVLFAPLYIGNECINDCEYCGFRISNKDVIRKTLSIEKLKDEVKALVTKGHKRLIVVYGEHPMYSPQFIAKTIDNIYNTKVGNGEIRRVNVNAAPQTVEGYKIIKEVGIGTFQIFQETYHIPTYKKMHPRGPKSNFAWRLYGLDRAMLAGIDDVGIGALFGLYDWKFEVMGLIYHTIHLEERFGVGPHTISFPRIEPAVGTPTAKRPPYQVNDEDFKKIVAILRLAVPYTGLILTAREPMNIRREVLKLGVSQIDAGSSIGVGSYSEKDPEVIKKSQFILGDTRTLDEVIYELLKENYIPSFCTACYRAGRTGEHFMEFAIPGFVKRFCTPNALFTLNEYLNDYASEKTYKIGKKVIKTEVEKLDTKQKETVKDGLNKIDKGERDVRF
- a CDS encoding TM1266 family iron-only hydrogenase system putative regulator, producing the protein MENFYSINIVVGNRNDIYDKVNEILHNYSKYIKLRVGYPIEEENSAVIFLLFKANNDTLGSFTGKLGQLKTVKVKSLLIKKEA